In Flavobacterium sp. CS20, a single window of DNA contains:
- a CDS encoding DUF4199 domain-containing protein: MENQTSNYKKLSINYGIIFGVYSSALLWLSYKFNFENSLLMSLISVIVAVLVVFFPIQQFKTYNDNILKLSEALKIGLIVGLISGLIYGIYTYLHYKSIDVEFIPLQLEESKKELELNSSKMTKEELEQGIAMIETLLSPFMLATFALFTLLFKSFIISLVIGLIKKN, from the coding sequence ATGGAAAACCAAACTTCAAATTATAAAAAACTAAGCATAAACTACGGAATTATTTTTGGAGTATATTCTTCTGCATTATTATGGCTTAGCTACAAATTCAATTTTGAAAACAGTTTATTGATGTCTCTTATTTCTGTCATCGTTGCTGTTTTGGTGGTTTTTTTTCCCATACAACAATTCAAAACCTATAATGACAATATTTTAAAATTGAGTGAAGCTCTAAAAATTGGTCTAATCGTAGGGTTAATTAGTGGTTTAATCTATGGCATTTATACTTATTTGCATTATAAGTCTATAGATGTGGAGTTCATTCCACTTCAATTAGAAGAAAGCAAAAAAGAGCTTGAGCTTAATAGTAGTAAAATGACAAAAGAAGAATTGGAACAAGGTATCGCGATGATAGAAACATTGCTTTCTCCGTTTATGCTTGCCACTTTTGCATTATTTACTTTACTGTTTAAATCTTTTATTATAAGTCTAGTTATTGGCTTGATAAAAAAAAATTAA
- a CDS encoding glycosyltransferase family 2 protein, which produces MLISIVIPLLNEAESLPELHTWIKRVMDHNNFSYEVIFIDDGSSDNSWEIIKNLKNNHSEIKAIRFSKNYGKSQALHAGFDMADGDIVFTMDADLQDSPDEIPEMIEILKTKNLDLLSGWKKKRYDSVIFKNLPSKLFNYVARKTSGLKLHDFNCGLKAYRKDVVKSIDVKGEMHRYIPVLAKNEGFKHIDEKPVKHQARKFGQTKFGAERFINGFLDLVSLWFFSKFGKRPMHFFGALGVLMFVIGLLSSIYIGGSKLYKLYNDLPNILVVDNPFFYIALSSMIIGVQLFLAGFIAELLLNNQSSKYRYNISEKI; this is translated from the coding sequence ATGCTAATTTCCATCGTTATTCCATTACTCAACGAAGCTGAATCACTTCCAGAGCTTCACACTTGGATAAAAAGAGTGATGGATCACAACAATTTTAGCTATGAAGTTATTTTTATTGACGATGGCAGTTCAGACAATTCTTGGGAGATTATTAAAAATTTAAAAAACAATCACTCTGAAATCAAAGCTATTCGATTTTCAAAAAATTATGGCAAATCTCAAGCTTTACACGCTGGCTTTGATATGGCTGATGGTGATATTGTTTTTACGATGGATGCCGATTTACAAGATAGTCCTGATGAAATTCCAGAAATGATTGAAATTTTAAAAACAAAAAATCTTGACCTTTTATCTGGATGGAAAAAAAAGCGTTATGACTCTGTAATCTTTAAAAATTTACCTTCTAAACTTTTTAATTATGTCGCACGAAAAACTTCTGGTTTAAAACTACACGATTTCAATTGCGGGTTAAAAGCTTATAGAAAAGACGTGGTTAAATCTATTGATGTTAAAGGTGAAATGCATCGCTATATCCCTGTTCTGGCTAAGAATGAGGGTTTTAAACATATAGATGAAAAACCTGTCAAACACCAAGCCAGAAAGTTTGGACAAACCAAATTTGGAGCCGAACGATTTATCAATGGATTTTTAGACTTGGTATCGCTATGGTTTTTTTCTAAATTTGGCAAACGACCAATGCATTTTTTTGGTGCACTTGGGGTTTTGATGTTTGTCATCGGGTTGCTTTCATCAATTTATATTGGTGGCTCCAAACTTTATAAACTATACAACGATTTACCAAATATATTAGTGGTTGACAACCCGTTTTTTTATATTGCTCTATCCAGTATGATTATTGGTGTGCAATTATTTTTAGCTGGATTTATTGCTGAACTTTTATTAAATAATCAGTCTTCAAAATACAGATACAATATATCAGAAAAAATTTAA
- a CDS encoding phospho-sugar mutase — protein MDKKIIEKAQEWLDKPFDQDTQKSVQHLIENDLSTLEDAFYTNINFGTGGMRGIMGVGTNRINKYTLGKNTQGICNYLKKVFPDQKHSVAIAFDCRHNSKTLAKVVADVFSANDVKVFIFEDLRPTPELSYALKTLNCHCGIVLTASHNPPEYNGYKVYWQDGGQIVPPQDHEIIEEINQLQFKDVLFKPKENLINYIGEEIDKKFIKDSIHNAKTSLKSSAREDLKIVFTSIHGTAIKLIPQTLTQAGYTQLAIVKEQAEPDGDFPTVKSPNPEEPEALKMALDLADKNESDIVIGTDPDSDRLGVAVRDNNQKMILLNGNQTMILMTWFLLEKYKNNLKGNEFVVSTIVSTPMMRVITENYGVEFTETLTGFKWIADLIKKYPNKHFIGGGEESFGFMVGDFVRDKDAITSTLLICEIATQLKSEGSSLYNKLIELYTEHGFYKEDLVALVKKGIEGQKEIQQKMKDLRDHPLDKICGEKVVLIEDYQNSTAKNFQNHKTTKLDIPKSNVLIYYTENGTKVATRPSGTEPKIKFYISVNTSLSKVEDFEKVDNMLNQKISKIKTELGL, from the coding sequence ATGGATAAAAAAATTATAGAAAAAGCTCAAGAATGGTTAGATAAACCTTTTGACCAAGATACCCAAAAATCTGTTCAGCATCTTATCGAAAATGATTTATCAACTTTAGAAGATGCTTTTTACACTAATATCAATTTTGGAACTGGTGGAATGCGTGGTATTATGGGCGTTGGAACCAATCGAATCAACAAATATACCTTAGGAAAAAACACTCAAGGCATTTGTAACTATCTCAAAAAGGTTTTTCCTGATCAAAAACATAGCGTTGCTATTGCCTTTGATTGTCGTCATAATAGCAAAACATTGGCTAAAGTGGTTGCTGATGTGTTTTCTGCTAATGATGTTAAGGTTTTTATTTTTGAAGATTTAAGACCAACTCCTGAATTGTCTTATGCATTAAAAACTTTAAATTGCCACTGCGGAATAGTTTTGACTGCAAGCCACAATCCACCAGAATACAATGGATATAAAGTCTATTGGCAAGACGGCGGTCAGATAGTTCCACCGCAAGATCATGAAATAATTGAAGAAATCAATCAACTTCAATTCAAAGATGTCTTGTTTAAACCTAAAGAAAATTTAATAAATTATATCGGAGAAGAAATTGATAAAAAATTTATTAAAGATTCCATTCATAACGCCAAAACATCATTAAAATCATCAGCTCGTGAAGATTTAAAAATCGTTTTTACTTCTATACACGGAACAGCCATAAAACTGATTCCGCAGACTTTAACTCAAGCTGGCTATACTCAATTAGCAATTGTCAAAGAACAAGCCGAACCTGATGGCGATTTTCCTACCGTAAAATCACCAAACCCAGAAGAACCTGAAGCTTTAAAAATGGCATTAGATCTCGCTGACAAAAATGAAAGCGATATTGTCATTGGCACAGATCCTGATAGCGATAGACTTGGTGTTGCTGTAAGAGACAACAACCAAAAAATGATTTTACTTAACGGCAACCAAACTATGATTTTAATGACTTGGTTTTTGCTTGAGAAATACAAAAACAATTTAAAAGGAAACGAATTTGTTGTATCAACTATAGTTTCAACTCCTATGATGCGTGTTATAACAGAAAATTATGGCGTTGAATTTACGGAAACCTTAACGGGTTTTAAATGGATAGCTGATTTAATAAAGAAATATCCCAATAAACACTTTATTGGTGGTGGTGAAGAAAGCTTTGGGTTTATGGTTGGTGATTTTGTAAGAGATAAAGATGCTATCACCTCTACTCTGCTTATCTGTGAAATTGCGACTCAACTAAAATCGGAAGGCTCATCTTTGTATAATAAATTGATTGAACTTTATACAGAACATGGCTTTTACAAAGAAGATCTTGTTGCTTTGGTTAAAAAAGGAATTGAAGGTCAAAAAGAGATTCAACAAAAAATGAAAGATTTAAGAGATCATCCCTTAGATAAAATCTGTGGAGAAAAAGTTGTTCTAATTGAAGATTATCAAAATTCTACGGCAAAAAACTTTCAAAATCACAAAACCACAAAACTTGATATTCCCAAGTCTAACGTGTTAATTTATTATACTGAAAACGGTACTAAAGTTGCGACAAGACCAAGTGGAACAGAGCCTAAAATTAAATTTTATATCAGCGTCAATACCAGTTTATCTAAAGTTGAAGATTTTGAAAAAGTTGACAATATGCTAAACCAAAAAATATCTAAGATAAAAACGGAACTCGGTCTATAA
- a CDS encoding transcription antitermination protein NusB codes for MQSIYATKHSNFGNIKSQEKFLNKSMQDMFDLFIINLNLLVNISMCAEKFYNQSKKKHLPSQEDKSPNLKFVNNKILQKLKTSKILEKINHQKKLDIWDFDDEYPALLWDEIKQSEIYYEYLNHKKSSYDIDKFYIIEIYKKIIAPNDKLYEYFEDHKLTWIDDLPIVNTSLIRFLKFIPKHSKDLKFPELFKNKDDYEFGIQLLQKTLLNEDTFSKDIVKNTQNWDKERIASLDYIMLLMACTEFNKFPSIPIKVSINEYLEIAKNYSTPKSSNFINGVLDKIVKQYKNENRLNKSG; via the coding sequence ATGCAAAGCATTTATGCCACTAAGCATAGCAACTTTGGCAATATCAAAAGCCAAGAAAAGTTTTTGAACAAAAGTATGCAAGATATGTTTGACCTTTTTATAATCAATTTAAACTTGTTGGTCAACATTTCTATGTGTGCAGAAAAATTTTATAACCAAAGTAAAAAAAAACATTTACCAAGCCAAGAGGACAAATCTCCAAACTTAAAATTTGTCAACAACAAGATTTTACAAAAACTTAAAACTTCAAAGATTTTAGAAAAAATTAATCATCAAAAAAAATTAGATATTTGGGACTTTGATGATGAATATCCTGCTTTACTATGGGATGAAATCAAGCAAAGTGAAATTTATTATGAATATTTAAATCATAAAAAATCATCATATGATATTGATAAATTTTATATCATAGAAATTTATAAAAAAATTATCGCCCCTAACGACAAACTTTATGAATATTTTGAAGATCACAAACTCACATGGATTGACGATTTACCCATTGTTAACACGAGTTTAATCAGATTTTTAAAATTTATTCCTAAACATTCCAAAGATTTAAAATTTCCAGAATTATTTAAAAACAAAGATGATTATGAGTTCGGTATTCAATTACTTCAAAAAACACTTCTGAACGAAGATACTTTCAGTAAAGATATTGTTAAAAACACTCAAAATTGGGACAAAGAACGAATAGCAAGCCTTGATTATATCATGCTTTTAATGGCATGCACTGAATTTAATAAATTTCCAAGTATCCCGATTAAAGTAAGCATCAATGAATATTTAGAAATTGCCAAAAACTATTCCACACCAAAAAGCAGTAACTTTATAAATGGTGTCTTAGATAAAATAGTTAAGCAGTATAAAAATGAAAATAGACTGAATAAAAGTGGCTGA
- a CDS encoding DUF1573 domain-containing protein, translating to MKKLILCLLVMSSMTFTSCKKDASEKVKAENVENATERDAKEVVYPTLDFDKKTHDFGTIDEGDVVEHTFTFTNNGKAPLVITNARGSCGCTVPSYTKEPIAPSESGEMLVKFNSRGKRNQQNKSVTITANTEKGKETLQIKAFVNPSANAKNAKAGSPIQVK from the coding sequence ATGAAAAAATTAATTTTATGTCTATTAGTAATGTCTTCAATGACATTCACATCTTGCAAAAAAGATGCATCCGAAAAAGTAAAAGCAGAAAACGTTGAAAACGCCACTGAAAGAGATGCTAAAGAAGTGGTTTACCCAACTTTAGATTTTGATAAAAAAACTCACGATTTCGGAACAATTGACGAAGGCGATGTAGTAGAACACACTTTTACTTTTACTAACAATGGAAAAGCACCATTGGTTATCACAAACGCTAGAGGTAGTTGTGGCTGTACTGTTCCAAGTTATACCAAAGAACCTATTGCACCTAGTGAGTCTGGTGAAATGTTGGTTAAGTTTAATTCAAGAGGAAAAAGAAATCAACAAAACAAATCAGTAACTATTACTGCAAATACAGAAAAAGGTAAAGAAACCTTACAAATTAAAGCATTTGTCAATCCTTCAGCTAATGCCAAAAACGCTAAAGCTGGTTCACCAATTCAAGTTAAATAA
- the yajC gene encoding preprotein translocase subunit YajC yields the protein MGDIGGLLPMLLIFVVIFFFMIRPQMKKQKQEKQFSANLKKGDKVVTKSGMHGKVVDFSEKLDAVILETGAGKITFDKSSISLEMSQKINAPKEDKKK from the coding sequence ATGGGAGATATAGGAGGCTTATTGCCTATGCTATTGATTTTTGTGGTAATCTTTTTTTTCATGATAAGACCACAAATGAAAAAGCAAAAACAAGAAAAACAATTTAGTGCAAATCTTAAAAAAGGTGATAAAGTCGTAACAAAAAGTGGAATGCACGGCAAAGTTGTTGATTTTAGCGAAAAACTTGATGCCGTTATTCTTGAGACAGGTGCTGGTAAAATAACTTTTGACAAATCTTCTATTTCATTAGAAATGTCTCAAAAAATAAATGCACCAAAAGAAGATAAAAAGAAATAA